The window CATCCATGTATCTGCGTGGTGAGGAAAAAGATGAAGATGCGCAGTATGTTGACTTTTAATAACCACTCTCGCGTAGAAACTGGTTTCCTGGACAGGGTGACCTCGGTCTGAACCGTGCGGCAGGGTTTCGgcaaaaagtaaaattcaCCTCGCCGTATAAATTTAGGAATCTTAACTCGGCTATGGCTAGTACTCGACGGGGTTCTGTATCGCGTCAACGTGTACACCGGGCGAACAACACAGACGCGTTATATAGCTTCTTTACTTTCGTCAAAAAGTCGAATTCGACTCTATGGAAGTAGGATGCATATCCGCGTGGTGTTTCTGACCTGCGCAATAGTGGTTGCCGTGAGCAGTCACTGTGACTGCAATTGTCCCTCGTGGTTCCCGGGTTACGATGATTATACCCTGGATTTTCTAACACCAACAACCGAAAAACCGCCTCGCCCTTGGACGCTGGCAACGAGGCCCACGACCAAAAGGCCGCTTAGCACCACGACGTTAAGAACGATACCCACCACCAACAAGCCTGTACAGGCGACGGTGGTTTCGAGGATCACAACAGAAGGGATGGACCTGACTACGATACAGCAGATACAAGTTAACGAGCTGTACTGCTTGGTGGTGCTGGACAACCTGGTAGCGAAACAATGGCAGGAGGAGATCGACAGACTGTCCATAAACGACttgggaaatttttcaaccgcgATGGAGGTGCCGGTGTTCAAGGACCTCTACAGCAACCCGCAGTCCGAGTGGATACAGGACGAGGGGATGGCGCTGAACAAGCTCGACAAGTGCGTCAGAAATCTAGTAAGCAAGGTTGCACCGAAGATGGACCAAGACGAAATAAGGTGTCTTAACAGAATGTACCCTGACTACCTGGTGAAGGAGAACAAGACCGCGATGGTCATGGAAAAGTTCATAAAGACATCCTCGCGCGAACAGCTCCCCTTCAAATCGTTCTACACTTACTACGAATTGACCGAACTTCTATTCGACAACAAGAACATCGACGCTCTCGACGACGAATTGCGAGCCATACACGAGGACATGACAGATTTCTATATCAAGACCGAGGAGGACAAAAACATGAAGTTATTCATAGTCGAGCAGGAATGCGAGTTCAGGAACGCGAGGGTACTGAGGGAAGTGGGGAACGAGAATGCAAGGTACCAAAAATTCGGGGATCTGGTCAAGACTAACGTCAACACCTATCTCGTTGCTGAAATACTCCATAAGTGGGTGCCTGGTGCGATCATTCCGGAATACAGGTGAGTGCGGCGgttcaattgaaatttcaaatcgcatCTCAATGTCTCGTTCCATTGCCATAGGTACAACTTGTGGAACAAGGCCAGAAGTCGTATGGAGAAGATGATATTGGACAAGATAAAAGAGCTTCAGAGAGAGAAACGGGATGCTCAATCTCTTTGCACATACGCGGCGGAATTCGCGTACGATTTCTTCGTAGAGCAGAAAGATATCATATTCGACAAGATGCCGAACACTTCTCTGTCGTTTGAGCTCGAAGCGAGCAAGAAGTATGCATACATTCTGGCACTGGAAAAGGTTCTGAAGGCGAAAAATGACTACCGTCAATCCGGAGTGCAGCCTATAGTGGCCAACTACAAGGACGGCTCTTACTGCCTGACCAACTTTGTCCGGATGATAGAAAATCACCAGCGTTACATGATGGCCATGGCATTCGTCGGCACCCAGCTGCCCTACGGATACGCGTATTGTAACGTCAAAGAAATGTCGGCTGGTTTAGTCCAGCCGAGATACTGCAAGTGTCAGGGCACGTTCTGTGAAGAATTCGGAATCGCCACTGTCAGGGCCGAACGGTTCCAGCTCAACCTGCTTCCAAACAACACTTACTCGGTAACAACAAACTCTTCCTACCGCATACGACCCCTCGATGAACTCATCCACAGTGCCAACAGCAGAATAGCTCACCAAAAATTCAGTACTTGGTGGTACCGACACCAGAAGAACCCTCCAAAACTTAACATATAAACTATGCGTATTAATACGTATTATTAATAACGTACTGTACGTAAACTATACGTATTGCTTTCAACCAGATCATTGACAAAATGTGAATCCTTTTAGTTATTAGGCATAGTCGAACGGAAAGAATTTGGTGAAAGCGACCAACGTCGATATGGAGCATAAAAACTTTGTTAATCAATTTTATGACATTTCACACCTAGATTATCATGaatttaacaatttacaaatttactaTCGATATCGTAAATAAAGTACAGTTTACacgcatttttattatacatttctgtatttcgtaaaattcagGTAACATAACTTAAGGATTAACGTACGTAGATCGGAATCAGACATAAGCGTATATACCTATTTAAATAATCATAATTAATCGATCACTAAATAAGAgtaacgttgaatttttcatagaGTTTCGTAAATTAGCTCAAAGGACTTTAATCCCGGGCCAACTAACCACTTTTTGAGTAGGTTTGTTAATTTGGAATGTGGACACGGTGTAGTCtccgacgtcatttttctTCAGTATAAACCTCTCGGCGTAAAGTGATGCAATGTCATGAGTAACGCAATATGTTCCGACGCATTTGCAATACATGGGTGCCAACAGACCAAGGTTTAAATTCATACTCCTGCAATAGATCTGAGGATAGGGAAATCCCTTTCCGATGAAAAGTTGAGCCAGCTCGTAACGTTGTTGATTAGATATCATGAGCTGAACCGACGAGGAACATCGCATTTCGATCTCGAATCTATCTGCTAAATTTTTGAAGTAATCTCGTCGCGTATCGTTCAGGTTTTCCAAGTGTTTTTCAATCGATCTGGCCTTATTCTCAAACAATTCCGCCGACAAGTCAGCGTAGGCGCTATGAATGGTGAACGGCAAAAGAATCTCCTTCTGTTCACTGGCGAATTTATTCGCAATTTCACTCGCGTATTCACATAGCCATTGAGTATCGTTCTTCGGAGATTTCATCAGCTTTTCAACGATGCTTTCTACCTCAGCAATCATCGCTTGCCTCACTTTTAACCAGTCTGAAAGATTCTTTCGTGTTATATTACGGTAGAGGTTGATATTTTCGACGATACTGTTGCCTAACTGTTGGTTGACCAACCGCAATGTCTGGTTTTTAAACAATTCAAGAACAACGCGTTGATCGTCCTTGGCATCTTGGTACTGCCTCAAATCGTCCCAATCACATTCTTGTCTCAATATCCACACTCTTTCATCTTTATCTTCGTCAGTTGGAATAAAGAACTTCATATGACCGTAGGTGTTGTTCTCATGAGATGTGAGATTGTCGCGGAAGCTTCTGTTTTGGAAAACTACATCCTCGACGTCAATAAAGCTCAAGAATTCACGGAACGGAAGTGGCTTTTCATCGTTCACCAACTTCTCGTTAACCTCAGTGTATTGTTCTTGACGATCAAAAAAACGCTTGAGGAATTCGCTCGAACAATCCCGCGTTTCATTGTCCATAAGATGGGACGCTGCCTTGTATAATCCGTCAAAGCATGTCCGCAATTTTAAAATCGGCTTGGGATCCTCCATTAGCCACTCTTGTGTCTGAAAGTCGTACTTCGGTCTACTCGGTTCTTTGAATTCCCCCCGAAATATCGGTATCTCACCAACGTCACTAATGTCCGTAATGTTCAAATCATTGTCCCATAACTTCGACAAATATTCGTTAAACTTCCCGAAGCACAATCTGTCCCGCAGTTGACTATCTTGTAGGTTCGCTAAATTTTCTAGAGTTACCGTGAACTGGTCGTCGGCTAGTGCGCAATATTCAAGCACACTGTATCCGATAAAAACTAGAATACAGGAcgagaaaatattcattttcctaTTTGATTTCATCTAGGAAGCGCGCTCTACACAAGGCGTATAAAAGCACTGCTGCGCACCTTTTGAGTTACTTCTCTGTTCATCTTGACGTTTTATACCAACGAGCAAGTTCGAAAAACCAGTTAGGATGAGATCATATACGTCAGAAGTAAAAAACCGAGCTCGATTGAATGTTGGTTAATGCTATGCCTCGCGTAGCAACTGAACGGTGGTGTCAATTcgtacgaaataaaaattattagcGTCACTCGGTTGCCAGGTGATTtcgtagatattttttttatgatttctcTTGATTAATACCCACTGGTATAAATGAAGTCATATAATTTCCATATGGAATAGGTGAACTTGATATTTGCACCTATAAATTAATAGGCACAAAACTCACTGTTGTggcaaattttacaaaaattgaactcACGAGCAACAATAAGACAATTGTGTTATTGTCGGGCTGGCTTAACATTACCAAGCACTTAAGCACTGGCAGCAGCTGAATCATTGCAGAAAAAGTAACGCCATTTTATCAATCTGCTTAAAGGCTAAActacaaattacaaaatatctaTGGATTTGAACAAAGTTTCGGAATGCACTATAAGATTGCAACAAGCAAAAAGAGTAAATAAAAGAGCTTACCTACATGGTAATATGCAGAACAACGATTGACGATAAGGTAGAAATAAACGGATCTCAAAAACGTGGAACAAAAACTTGATGGTACGGAAAAGAAAAGCTTTGGTCTTAGAGTTTGACGGGAATAATTGACTGATTGAAGAATTTCACTCACCGGTATATCATCGCTGGAAAAGTAGCTAGATCTGATGGTGTTCAACCTTGATGCGCAAAGATGAAGGAGAGAATCTCCCGTGAATGCAGACCTTGGATTTTGTTTCACCAAGTTGCAGACCAGTAATTGAGCTTGTACTTTCTCACTTTCGGTTCGTGCTGTTTCGACCAGGAGGTATATGAGGTGGGTAACGCATTTTAAAATATGATTGTAGCTTTCCTGTTGTTTTTTGTGAACTGGACGAATCTGCATTGATAGTTTAACAAGAATAATAAGTGAGATAAGGTTTATAAtacaaaagaaaacgaaaaacagtaaaaattaGATAATCTTGACAGTAGATATTTTTGGAGAACTGATGTGTCTTCAATTACTACTATGTTGAGCCATTTTTCCAGTATTTCGATGgggtaaaaattcaacttaTTGCATCTATTTGCATCTCTCTGCATCTGTCTCATCtgaattatatttcaaaagGCTTATAAACCTTACTGGAAAGATCGTACTGACAAATTTCACTGTTAACCATTATATCTTACCTCCAATAGCTGCCTTGCTGCTGTAAGCGGAGTTGCCAAGAGATGAAAGATCGCTTCAACATCACTAAATTctggttttcttttctccggCATTCTATAATCATATTCTATCTTCTTTTCGTGTATATCCACCATTAGCTTGACTAGAGCTTGCGCAATGAAACAGGTATCACTGCACAGTATCTGTACAAtgataaaaaagtaatattaATTAGGAACCACTCTTCCATTCTGCTCGATCAGAATATCAACTGTAATTGTAAGACAGAATACTTACAGAATCTTTTTCGACCCGAATCTTGAGCGCTCGCCTCCACAGATCAATGCATCTTTGATGTCTGTGATACGGAtagttattatattttactgtTACACATGAATTGCTATAATACGCAAAAAagtaatgaataaaaacaatgaatGTAATTCACACCTCAAAGAATCCGCGTAAGAGGCACCTCTGTGAATCAATCTGAACAGTGTGTCTTTGTGATGAGGTCCAAGTATTCTTTCGCAAATTAAAAGACTCTGTATTCTGATAGCGTCGACATCCAAGGCGATAGCGTCAAGCTCTTCTACAGTAGTAAATTCTCCCACATTTCCAAAACACTCCCGTTTAGGTATAACAGGTCGTTTGCACAGTGGCTCGTTGTTTACTGTGAATGCATTTCTTATCGCTAGAGCTATTCGCCAGTATTTAATAGTCGAATGAGGGGCATTATCCTCTTCCAAAAACGTCGAACCCATCAACTCATGTGCATTTGCTAATCTTTGTGGCGAGTAGGCGATGTTTTTGACTGTAACAAGAATACGGATATAAGAAAACGTTTACAGAACTCATTCCTCTTTCTATCCTTGAATTACCGCAGCCTTCCCGTTTACACTTACTGaggtattcaaaaatttgggTAGATCCCTTTAAGCAAGCTATTTGAAGGGCGTCATCATTATCGCTAGATCGTATATTCGGATCAGCATTGTGATACAGTAAGAGTTTGGCAGTGGCGAATCTGTGTTCTTGGATGGCGTAGTGCAATGCAGTCTTATTCTGTACGTCCCTAGCATTGACGTCGGCTTTGTTTTGCAACAGAAACTTGCACAATTCGTAGCTCTGCACAGAATTTATTAAACAAGTACCACCGTTGTAGTTAGCCCTGAATATATCGGCCCCTTTTTTTACAAGATACATGACGATATCTgcaaataatttggaaatatgtatatctttgttttttatgctatctgtaaaaaatgatttcttgGCATTTTGCAAATTACGTGGATGTGTCATGAAGCACGCAGATCTAACAGGCGTTGAACCAGTATCGGAGACGGCGTCAATCTTTGCCCCATGGGAGACAAGAATTTCGATGATCTGCAACCTGCCGGAAACAGCAGCGCACCACAAAGGAGTTACGCAATGTACAGATCTGTCATCAGGTACCTCGTACAAGCCGCGCTGTTCAATGTCAGCTTTGCAAACATTTATCAGATACTCGACTATCTCTACGTTGCCTCTTCTGCAAGCAATAAACAGCGGTGCACATCCATCTTTTTGCCGCGATACTATAGTCTTCCGCAGCGTAGTCTGATACTTTTCCAGATTATTTCGCATGCCAGGTGACAGCCGCGCTCCTGGCGCTGCAGTCTTGCATTCTTGTATCAGATCATTGGATATATTCGAGATCCGCTCCTCTCGTTGACAAAACCTCCACATTTTGCTAGCGATTCACCCCGTCTTCTCTGTTAAAAATCAAGACTGTGGCTAACTTTGATATTACAATTTTAGGAGactgagaaaaataacaaacaagaaaaagaTCTCACCTTATCTTCTTCAACAGCCAAGCTGTTGGGACAGACACAATCGAAACCCGCACCTCCGACCTTCACCGTGTTTTATTCTGTTTAAAGGTATTATAATTATccgtgtattattatatttagaACAACGGTATAACTATACTTGGCACATAACCTTCAAAACAACTAGTAGCTATTTTAAACGCGTATCAAGCGAGAGCGActacattttacattttatttttttattgatttgtgTCCAGTCTACCTTACACTTGACGATTAAATTGACGACAGTTTTCGAGAAAACCGAACAAATTAGCAAAACGTTAATCGTCCGAAACTTGCAATAGGTCAAACATTAAAACAAATTTACCAACGCCAGGACATCGGAGAAAATAAGTAAAGTTTATTGTTTTAACTTATATTACTTTTGCGAAACGGAACGTATTTATCCGGTTCAGTAAATAATAAGCATGACAGGTGAAAATTGGTATCATAACACTGTGTAGAAAATTTATCCGCCATCACAGCCCTCTTTGCACTACTGAGTTCGTGAGTAGCTCTGCCCGTTCTGACTCTATTCTAGGGAGTTTTTAGCCCTGCGAACTAGTTTCGGAACGCACCCAAATAGTAGCGACCCGCGTGTTCTGTCAGTCAACagaacgaatttattttttaattttttgaattttattgacCCAATCATCACTTCCGGAAattgaagatataaaaaattgtgggAAAATATCTTGAGAATTTTTCGTGCCGAGTTCTGTAATACCGAACAATGACGTTATATTTACacttaaatttcaaattcaaaccCTTGCATCTTTTCCATTGTTTGAACAACTTGGATTAGATTTGAAAATCGAGAAAGgtttcaacaaaaaaacataaaagaaactttttagatagaaattttttacgaaattataaacaaacaaTAGATGTCAAGTAATGAATAAAATGGAATGCAGTACTAAAATCAATCGCAAGATTGCCCGAAATAGATGACCGCCTTGTTATAACCGCATAGAACTGCAATTTTGCCGTGTGGATGCCATCGAGCGTCGGCAACTGAGATTCTTTTAGGCGTTGGTACACAAGCGGCATAATCGGGCGACCATTCGAAAATGTTTGAGGTTTCGGTAAATGCCAGTAAACTAGTACCTGTCGGACTCCATAGTACAcctgaaaagtaaaaaatttaataccacattttctatcaaaaaattttcgctgAATATGAGatgtattgtaaaaatattctgtgCCGCACGCGATAGCAGCCAGCAATATTTCGAGCTTACTAGTTATCATATTCTGCAATATGAGATAGTCAATGGTGTCCGACAGTATGTTCCAGATCCACAATGTTGTGGGATACAACTGATGTCTTGTCGCCAAGTATCTGCCGCAAGCGCTGAACTCAAGAATATCTATTTCAGGCACTGAATTCCCGCTAATTAAGTCTCTTTTCACTACCGGAAGACTTATAGGTCGTGCGTTCACCTCTTCcactaaaataaaatttcagtgaTATAACAACTATTATATGtacgaaatattgaagtgcCAGCTAACTTTGAAACGGTTTGTTCTGCAacgttttttattctattcaaTAGACGTACTGATGTGCCGATTGTGCAGTGAAGGTTGCTTGTTAGAATCCTTGACTTGCATTACACATTCTTTGAACACTTTAGTACGATAGTTATTCTCTCGTATTATTGGGTCGTGGTAAAGCGACAACAAGGGCTTCCAGgtcaaataattcaacaaaacAATCTGAAAGAGGTTAAGGAAATTACAGTGAATGAAATTCTTAAGTAATATTATCACTGTGGTGGCGTACGGGCGCAATTTTACTACAGTCTCTTGTTTTCTATTACCAGTTCGCCGTGTCCTACAACAGCTAATAATTGTCCACCGGTGATCCATTTGACCCTGTTAATGCCCTTCAGCTTTCTGGAAAATTCATTCTTGGTGTATTCACAATCTTTAGTTTCTTCGTCAGGCACATATGAACCGACAAGACTCTCCGATGcggttgaaaatatcaataacTTAGAATCAATCATGTCAGAGGACCAAATGCACAGTAAATCGCTATTCGGGGACCATGATATGCCGTCGATACTTTTCAAACGCTCGCATAtcaatttctgaaataaatcatacgatacgaaattgaatatatttcaaatttcgaacaatattcaaaatatggCGCGAATTTTAAAATGGCGCGTAATTGCAGATTTCCATTCAAAGATGGCATTGGTCTAAACAGAATGGCCGCCTCCATCAATGACAGTATAGTAAAACACGTGCTTGAATGCCGTTGCCGATATGCAGATAAGTATTGATGAGAATAATCACTGAAAGAAGGACGAGATGAAGAAACACGAAATCGGCGAAACGGTGAAAACCTCGTACATAAGCTGCGCGTGTAATCGAACGCCACATTCGGCGGACTGGGGAAATAACGATGTGCTTTGTTACGGAGCCCGGAATGCGGTCGCAGTTTATGACCGCCGAGCGTCGAAAACAGGAAAGGTCTTACTGACGCTACACAAGCACAGCAACCAAGTGACGGTTGTACGTTGGATAAGGCAAAGAAATGGGGAGCCAGAGACGGAGCTGATATCTGGATCAACGGATGGCACAACGATAATCTGGTCGAAATTTGGGGTCACTTACAGGCCAGTAACTACGCTGAAAGACACAAGCGCTGTGAGAATAGCAAGCGCACGATATCTCGACGAGTCGAATTCCAGACTGCTAATATGCACGGGCAACACGGATGGTCAGATAAAGCTCTGGGAGAGAGGTGAGACTGGAGACGAGGCATGCTGCCTCCAGATCGTTGAATTTGCTAGGAAGTTACCCATCGAAGCAGCTCTCTGGTTCCTGCCTGGGTCGAATTTACCACTTCTTGCAATCGCAGTTGAGGACTCGACGATTCAGCTGCTTTGTCGGCACTCAGGCAATGACGGAGAGATGAAATTTGTGAAGGTTCAGAGTCTCGTCGGGCACGAAGACTGGGTGCGATGTCTAGATTTCACCTTTGACAACGACGGTGATGTTCTGTTGGCCAGCGGCTCCCAGGATAGCATGATACGTCTGTGGCGTATATCTGTGAAGACGGAGGATGAGGTTGAGAGCAATGAACTGCGACAGAAGAAGGAAATATTCTTAGCTGATGGTAAAGAGTACAGCGTTGCGCTTGAGTCGATTTTGATAAGCCACGAGGGTTGGGTTTACGGAGTGCATTGGCACCCTTCAGAATTCGCGGAAAAGAGGCGACGCCAGCCAATGAAACTGCTCTCCTGTTCCCTCGACAAAACGATGATACTCTGGGAGCCTGACTTGAGTTCTGGCATCTGGTTGGAGTCTGTTAGAGTGGGAGACGTCGGCGGGAACTCGCTTGGTTTTTATGGTTGTAAATTTGGCCCACGTGGAACTTCGCTGCTGGCGCATGGATATCTAGGCTCGTTTCACATCTGGGAATATTCTGAGAAGAGCGCAAATTGGGCGGCCAGTTCGGCGCCCGGTGGACACTTCTTGGATGTCGTTGATCTCTGCTGGGACCCCAAAGGGAGATTTTTGTTGACTACAAGCGCCGATCAAACTACGAGGGCTCATGCACCATGGAAAGATGAGACGGGAGAAACTTGGCACGAAATAGGACGACCCCAAGTGCACGGATTCGATATGTCCTGTTTGGCGATGCTGACTCCCTATGTATTCGCGTCTGGAGCTGAAGAAAAGGTCGTTCGAACATTCACCGCTCCCGCGACATTCGTTAATTATCTGAAGAAGCTGTCCAACGCTGACGATTTTGCTGGCGCTATGCCCGAAAGCGCCTCTGTTCCAGCTCTTGGACTCACGAACAAGGCGGTTTTCGATGGTGAAGTTGCTCTCGGGGAGAATTTGTATGTTGGAAATTCAAAGGACTTGAATTTTGGCAAACCACCAACCGAAGAGGAGCTAATACAGCACACGCTCTGGCCAGAGTTACAGAAGCTGTACGGTCATGGATACGAAGTGTTTTCAATGGCTGGAAGGCACGACGGGACTCTCCTGGCAACTTGCTGTAAATCCGCGTCTGCTGAACATGCCGCCATAATTCTGTGGGACACAACGACGTGGAAAATTCATCAGAAACTGATGGCACATCAACTGACCGTGACGCAGCTTGCGTTCTCCCCGAACGACAAGTACCTTTTATCAGTCTCTAGGGACAGAAGATGGTCCCTCTTTACCTGTGACAATAATCAGTATAATTTGAGCGCGGCGAGTTCGAAACGAGACAGTCTTCACAGCAGGATTATTTGGTGCTGCGCGTGGTCGAACGATTCAAAGTACTTTGCGACAGGATCGAGAGACGGAAAAATCGGAATTTGGTGTCCTACAGAGTTCAAGACTAAAGAGTATCTTCCGATTACGAGTATGGAAATAAAAGACACGTCCATAACTGCGCTTGCTTTTGCTCCAATCAACGTCGCACAGGATTCCTACCTTTTGGCTGTCGGCTTTGAGAGCGGTGatattgaaatacaaaaaatcataTTCAAAGGAAGCTCCCAAGTGTTTAGAAAATACTTGACCTTGAACTCGTCTCACGCCCATCATCTTACTGTAAAGAGACTTTCGTTTAGGCCATGTACAGATATACCACAAACTGAAATTCTACAGCTCGCCAGCTGCGGCTCCGACAATACAGTCAAAATTCACGACTTCAACTTTAAGGATCTCTCGCTGTTGTAACATGTCCAAATGtcgtaaaaaagtaaataaagtctatttatgtacatacattatgAATTCTTTTCAACAGAACAAAATTCCAATCAGTAAACAATCGTTTGATACTGACAAGACATTTCTCTGTTTATTTCAGAATAAAAATGTACTCACCCTgcttattttccaattttttgttttgtatagAGCAACATTACTCTCTCCGTTATTCAAAACAAGGGCCAACCTCTTTCCGTCACCACTGAAATTCAGAACTTTGCTGAATGACGACTTGATGTTCTGTATATAAGTAACAGATCTACTCTCCAAGGACCATATCGATATTTGTATCTATAAAAGAATGcagaattcttgaaaaaaccGTCTATCACACATAATTTTTCTGACGGGAGAATAAATTCACGCTTGATTATACTTGAagttagtttaaaaaaaaaaagccagtaaaattattctcacattaAAATCTCCAGTAGTAATAATATGCCGACTGTCCGGTGCCCAGGTGACCTGTTCTAGACCGACGCTACCTTCCGTTAGCTTGCATCTCCAGTCCGGATAGCAGATtgaaaatacttgaataatGGCTTTTTTGAAGGTGGCACATAAAATGTACTCACTATCTGGAGACCACTCGATGtactgggaaaaaaaataaacatgtgTGCTTTGATGAAATTCTTCACTCAATTCAAATTGTGTCAGTATTAATCCCAGAACTGAGCAATCTACCTCTATGATATCGACGAATGGAAACGAGAGAAATGTGTCAAAGGTTCCGGTATTTTTTATCACTAAATTGCCCTGAAATGCGAATGCCAGAAATCTTCCATCATTTGAAAATCTGCACAAGTGATTGTTTGTGCGGAATATTTCATTCGCCACTTCAAGTGTCATGATGAATTCTGCCTGAAGAACTACAAGGGCTGTCAGGAAtacctgaaaataaaaaatcttcttTTAGTTTAGCTAGATTAACTTTTGCTTTCAAAGATAACACGATTGGAAACTGGGAAATgttcaaaagaaaatacagaTTATTTACAATACACTCGAAAATGATCTTTTTCgagataatattataaatcaaGTGGAGAATAAGAAATTGCAACAATGTTTATTAAAAGAAAGTCATTTAACGCATGAAAAGcttaacaaaataataaaaatcaacggaacgtttgaaaaacaatcaaatgaaataagttgtttgaaaaaaaaaatacaaatgaatgataattttaatacgaaacttttcgaataaacagcAAATCTgttgagaataaaatttatatggGCACGAACTGCAATGTACTGATTAcagaaatatgcaaaaaaaaaaaaactgaatttacGAAACGAAGTTAAAAaagtaatgaatattcattgctATCTTATGGTAAAGATCCTaataatgtatatatgaataattctaAACGAAAATAAGCTGCTAGTCGATATACACACAGAACATGAAACgtttatgtaaaataaatgaactaactatgaaaaaaaaaaacaattaaactTATTCAATACaatcaaatttcttcaactttcTTCAATAGATTAATATCGGTCTTTGGGCACGTGATCGCgtgttttatttcatatcaCAGATTTCATATTTGATtagtcgaatttttttattaattacgaTGATTACGAGTTTGGTAAGTTCAATTAGTCATTTCATCAGTTCTTGTTCCGGCATGCCACACTATATCAGCATCAAAATAACAGATATCAATTTCTGATAACTAATTGTTACGAATACATGGATAATACTTTCGTCGCAGGGGTGTTGCGATAACAAAAATTGCAGAATCTTGACAGAGATCTGTAGTAtcatatttaaaaacaaaccGTGGTTAAATCTGCACTGATTGCCGAAAGGTTTTTTATacaggaatgaaaaatgaaagtaccAACAGTTataggagaagaaaaaaactaactGTTGCTATCAAAaattgg is drawn from Neodiprion fabricii isolate iyNeoFabr1 chromosome 3, iyNeoFabr1.1, whole genome shotgun sequence and contains these coding sequences:
- the LOC124178396 gene encoding uncharacterized protein LOC124178396, encoding MHIRVVFLTCAIVVAVSSHCDCNCPSWFPGYDDYTLDFLTPTTEKPPRPWTLATRPTTKRPLSTTTLRTIPTTNKPVQATVVSRITTEGMDLTTIQQIQVNELYCLVVLDNLVAKQWQEEIDRLSINDLGNFSTAMEVPVFKDLYSNPQSEWIQDEGMALNKLDKCVRNLVSKVAPKMDQDEIRCLNRMYPDYLVKENKTAMVMEKFIKTSSREQLPFKSFYTYYELTELLFDNKNIDALDDELRAIHEDMTDFYIKTEEDKNMKLFIVEQECEFRNARVLREVGNENARYQKFGDLVKTNVNTYLVAEILHKWVPGAIIPEYRYNLWNKARSRMEKMILDKIKELQREKRDAQSLCTYAAEFAYDFFVEQKDIIFDKMPNTSLSFELEASKKYAYILALEKVLKAKNDYRQSGVQPIVANYKDGSYCLTNFVRMIENHQRYMMAMAFVGTQLPYGYAYCNVKEMSAGLVQPRYCKCQGTFCEEFGIATVRAERFQLNLLPNNTYSVTTNSSYRIRPLDELIHSANSRIAHQKFSTWWYRHQKNPPKLNI
- the LOC124178395 gene encoding protein fem-1 homolog C, whose product is MWRFCQREERISNISNDLIQECKTAAPGARLSPGMRNNLEKYQTTLRKTIVSRQKDGCAPLFIACRRGNVEIVEYLINVCKADIEQRGLYEVPDDRSVHCVTPLWCAAVSGRLQIIEILVSHGAKIDAVSDTGSTPVRSACFMTHPHIVMYLVKKGADIFRANYNGGTCLINSVQSYELCKFLLQNKADVNARDVQNKTALHYAIQEHRFATAKLLLYHNADPNIRSSDNDDALQIACLKGSTQIFEYLIKNIAYSPQRLANAHELMGSTFLEEDNAPHSTIKYWRIALAIRNAFTVNNEPLCKRPVIPKRECFGNVGEFTTVEELDAIALDVDAIRIQSLLICERILGPHHKDTLFRLIHRGASYADSLRHQRCIDLWRRALKIRVEKDSILCSDTCFIAQALVKLMVDIHEKKIEYDYRMPEKRKPEFSDVEAIFHLLATPLTAARQLLEIRPVHKKQQESYNHILKCVTHLIYLLVETARTESEKVQAQLLVCNLVKQNPRSAFTGDSLLHLCASRLNTIRSSYFSSDDIPTIFPHFEVIKLLLLCGAHVNVRNKFRSTPLHVASNAYNFSNPLIKLLLDHGAHLDTPNKFGDTPARLISLNPHNSVNLVNYITLKCLAAQTICKYAIHCTELPKALYRFLEFHKE
- the LOC124178398 gene encoding WD repeat-containing protein WRAP73-like, with the translated sequence MTLEVANEIFRTNNHLCRFSNDGRFLAFAFQGNLVIKNTGTFDTFLSFPFVDIIEYIEWSPDSEYILCATFKKAIIQVFSICYPDWRCKLTEGSVGLEQVTWAPDSRHIITTGDFNIQISIWSLESRSVTYIQNIKSSFSKVLNFSGDGKRLALVLNNGESNVALYKTKNWKISRKLICERLKSIDGISWSPNSDLLCIWSSDMIDSKLLIFSTASESLVGSYVPDEETKDCEYTKNEFSRKLKGINRVKWITGGQLLAVVGHGELIVLLNYLTWKPLLSLYHDPIIRENNYRTKVFKECVMQVKDSNKQPSLHNRHIMEEVNARPISLPVVKRDLISGNSVPEIDILEFSACGRYLATRHQLYPTTLWIWNILSDTIDYLILQNMITSVLWSPTGTSLLAFTETSNIFEWSPDYAACVPTPKRISVADARWHPHGKIAVLCGYNKAVIYFGQSCD